The sequence TAGGTTAGTTTCTAAGCAGCATATTTGATTACTGTGGGGCCGGCACGTTTCCCACAAAGTTTTGCAAGCGTACGTTACCTCAGAAGATCAACtttttgctgcagctcagcGCACGTGCTTTGTAAGCTGTGCATCACTGtattcctctcctccctctcttcgTGGAAATGCACGTCGTTTGGGTTAAccagagcagcagctttctcCTTCAGCTTTCTGTTGGGCTCTTGcagctccctcttttctgcCGACCCTTCTTTCACCGTGCCGTCGATTTGGGCACACGTGCCTTGCTGACCTGTAAACGCGGCAGCACGTTCTTCCAGCTTCCCAAGCTGGCATCGCAGTCTTAACTTGTCACGGTGTGCCTCTGCGTTGCCTTGTGCATCTTGTTCTTGGACATCTTCCCATTCTTTGACTTTCTGGAGGAGCTGTGTGTTTTCCTCTCTGAGCTTAACACTTGCCATTTTACTTTCTTCTAGTTTGCAATGAAGGCTTCTCAGCTTCTGCAGGTTGTCTTCtagcactttatttttttcaactaaCTTGATCATTTCGCATTTCAGATCCTCGTTTTCTACCTGAATTTCTTCTTGTAGTGACAGAAGTTCAGCCTGTGCCATTGATCTGTCTTCTAACTCTTTGACCCTTTTCCAGAGCTGAGCTATTACACCTTTCAGGTCACCATTTGTTGACCCAGGAGCATGGTCAAGCTGGAGAGAGGCTTCACGCAGTTCTTCAGCCTTCTCAAGCTCAACCTGCAGCTTCAAAGCATCGGAAACAAACCCTTTATTTTGGGGAGTTATTCTGTGATTTGGCAGACGAACCTTCTGCTGTTTAACATCGTCGTGTAGCGTTTTTGGTCTGGGAACTCTCTCAAGGGTTTTCTCaagatctctctttttttgcagCAGAGGCACATGAGAAAGCAGCTCTTGATTCTTGTCACAATCCCAATTGCCATCAGCTTCCAGTGCTGCTTTACTTCCTTGCGTCCGACACACCTGCACCTCGAGTGCACGGCCACCTGCTCCGGCTTTCACACATGCCTTCTCCAAATCTGAATCAATCTCGGTCATTTCTTCCAGGTCTGTACTATCAGCCTCCAAAAGCGGAGGGAAATTTGAATCCGTTCCCTTGTCTGCATCTTTACCATCCCAGGGCAACCCTTCAAAAATGGGATCTATTTCATCTGGCAGCTGAGACCGTTCCGAGCCGGAGTCGGAGCAGCCGGTGCTGGGAGGTGGCGCGGGATCCCGCTCCGCAGCCTGCAACCTGTGCCGCAGCCTGACTATCTCAGTGGCCATTCTGACATTTTCCTTCACGGCTTGCTCGTGCACTTTCTGCAGATTTAAGAGGACAGCCGCATCATCTCCCAGGGGCGCCATCCCAGAGAAAGAAGCAattttgctctttgctttgGCATACTCATTTTCGAGGACCCTATAATGATTTTGTAGGGCGGAAAAACTATGGGTCTCCCACtgcaatttctgtattttcccttgAAGGTTTGAGATTTCCAAACTCATCTCAGCCTTTTCCGTTTCTGCTCTTACACAAATGTCTTTGTTTAAACTCTCCAAAGCAAGAAGTTTGGAATTGAGgtcttctttctcttgcttATATTCACTGTCAAGTCTCTCCAGCTTTTGCCTAACCAGCTCCCCATTTTCCTCCACCACGCATATACGCTCATCTTTGTTCTTGAGCTCTTTTTCGTGGTCATTTTGGAGTTGTGTTATTTTATCGTTCagctttttctcttgcttctccGCAGCATTCCTCAGGTCTTGCAGCTCCTTCTGAAGCTGCTCTCTCTCGCACACAAGCTTGTTCACTTCTTCCTTGAAGTTTTTCTCCAGGAGATCTTTCTCCTGGGTCAGGGCAGAAGAAATGGCCTTTTCATTTGCCAGACTTTCCTTCAGTTGCTCGTGAGCTTCAGCAACCTCCTGAGCAATTTCATCCTTTTCAAACTCCCACTGAGatttctcctctctttgctGTTCAGCAAGTTCATGCAACTCTCGCTGGTAACGTCCTTCCAGATTTTGGatcttttcttcatatttattcACAAGTGTTTGTGTGTCGACAGAAAACTGAGTTTCTGCATGAGATGCTCTTCTGTTATAGtcactttccatttttttcctaaacatgGTTAACATAATATATTACTAAACTCTGGGCTAACTCAAAGAGATTCAAATGGCTTTTTAGGctgaaaaaagctgaaaaattactttttcaccAAGTTTTAGATGAAGTACTATTTGACAGGTGTTTCCGAGAGCCAAAGTTAAATTTGAGGCAATTTGTtgaaacttcaaaaataaaaatctaattgcCTTGGAAAAGCATAACTCATGAAAAGTCCTCAGAAAAGGTTTCCTGTACAATGTATGCCCTTCTATACTTTTGATCAGATTTGTGGGGGCAGATGTTCTTACCCCCATCTCTCCCTGTCACCCCAGGACAGTTTCAGTTTCTTTTGACACTCAATCTTGGCTAAATGCATTTACCAGCCAGTaacttcttcagaaaagaacaaCTCCGAAAAGCCAAATGCTTTAAAAGGACAAAGCAGGGATTTGTAAAAGCACAGGGATCCTGAACAGAGCTCAAGCTAATCACATCTGGTTATGCTTTAACACTATTCTTGCCTCTGGGCGAGCtaaaaatcaatataaataTCTGCTTGAGAAaggccagaagaaaaaaacaaccctggaTAGCAGCCCAGCATTCGGGAATAAAACAGGTAACAGCACCGCACAGTTAATACACTTGCGTTACGCATCAGGAATCATTTCTGCACTAGGTTGACCTTGGTCACCACGCCAAGCCATCGAGGCCAGCGTACACCAGTACCGTCCCCGCCAGCGGCGACACTCACCTTTCCTCCTCCAGGTCCTGCTCGTGCTTCCgcagcagctcttgctggagctcctccttctccagggCATGCACCTCTGCCATCCTCTTCAGCTGCTCATGAAAGCCGCGTTCCAgctctcccttctcttcctgCAGTGTCTGCACCAAAACTCTCATCTTTTCTTCCACCCAGACACCATTTTGAATCAGTTCTTCCCGTTCCTGACTAAACTTCTCGTTTACCTGCTCCAGTCTGGCTCTAACGTCTTCTTCGTGCTCCTGCCTCAACAGTTCTTGCAGATTGGCTTTTTCCTCATCAAAACGCatttgtaatttgtttttctcatcATTATATTTACAGTCAAGCTTTCCTTGCTGTTCTCTGAGCGCTGCTGCCTCTCCTTGCAGTTctgtaatttgatttttaaggcCAGTTATTTGCTTTTCCATGACATGCATCTCTTCGGTGTACTTCTTCCTCATATCCTCTTGCTCCTTCTCACAGTGGATTTTTGTCTCATCTAGCTGCTTTTCGTAATGGCTCAcctacaaaaaggaaaacagattgGATTGGTTCATTTTctacagagatgttttctcaatgtttctgtattaaatatttccatatatTCTACAGAATATTTTGATTTACACAGTAGCATCTTACATTAATTTCCCCTGCAAAGACTGTTAAAGTGCTCAGCTTAATTTCTTACTGGAATAAAGATGATTATTACATAGAAGCCAGTGAAATTCATGCTTTTCCATTAAGCTAATTTGTGGAAAGAGAAGCCacaaacaacttttaaaatcctAAGTCAGTTTTGCAAATTGCAAGGggactttttttatttcactgattACTTTTTCAAAGCCTTCCCCAAATTAAGGGGCAGACGAGgcctttccttttaaaaaggttgggggttttttgtttgggttttgggggtggggttttttttttgggtggttttgtttgttgtgtgggtggttgggttttttggttgtggatttttttttttttttaaacacaagtgACATGAGAGAAACCCTTAAGGAAAAGTAATGATTTTTGGGGTGATATTCTATCCGTCCCCTTTTCCCACTCCCATCCCAGCTTTGTCACAATACAGTTTCATCGTACCTGTGTCATGCCACATGTGAAACGAATAGATTATAGTCCTATAACAATTATAATTCTATAGCCATCTCTCATCTGCAGGTGGGCACTGGTCTGACAGATGCAGTGGAAGCCTGATGGGACCCCCAACTTCTGGTCCTGAACCAACTCCTGCAGAACAAGCCTGGCCATTTCTACACCAGCGCACCTCACCTGCGGACCAAGGTAGGTCTTACTTGCTGGGAAACACCACGACCCCGACACGGATATTAACGTAAACTGGCCGTAAATGTGCTCTGCCAGCTCACCATCGCTCAGTAGATGAGCGCTGGAGCGGAGCTGCCCCAGCCTCATCAGCCCATCTCAACCCAAGCTTTCTCCATGTAGAGGCAATGGAGATATTTCTGCACGCGTGGCAAGATTAATCTGCAGATGGACACCCAGAAAATGGGGAGCTGACTGCCCATTTTTGGTAGCACAGGTATCATAACAGAGCATTTTCCATATGCCCACTGCACAGACCGCGTTTCAACACCACCAGACTGCGTGAGCACAGCATTTAGCGATGCAGACTCCCACCAGCAGCCTTTCGAACCCACAATTATCCCATGCCAGCGGGAATGAAGTGGCTAATTCAGATGCAGCAGGCTTTCAAGACAGAAAATGCAATACTGCCTCGGAAAGGCTCGCTGCTCTCTCGTTAGCTGGTGGGCGGCATGAGGATCTACCGCAGCACTCATACAGCCCTCTCCATCGCACAGCAACGTGCAGAAGGAGCAGGGAAGGTAGAAGCTCAGATTCACAGAAAGGTTATCATTTCGCCAGAAATTAAGAGTCCTTCTTCAAGACCGTTCCACCTGTATGAAGAGGCTGGAAAAGTTGTGAAGGTTTGTTTGAAGTTAAAATAGCTTACTGTGTCTTCGAGCTCCTGTTTGAGGTGATGTAGATCCCTGTGATGTTGCTCCTTCATTTGTTCAATAGCCATTTCTGCCTCTATGCTCATATTTAATGGATTGCAGTCTTCCGAACCAAGtcctttaaaaatagtaattataTACATATTCTTGAGGCCCAGAGAGATACATTCTCAACAGAATTATTTCATCAGTTTAAATTTGTTCAGGCAGCTACTTGCAGCTCTCAAATTCCcatcacacacacagacaagaAACTGCAAACACTAATTTCAGCTTTGAATACAGTACAGCAGCCGTATTCCACttaatgttaaacagcaaaACGGACGTGGCTTTCGACTCTCACTGTGAAGGTTTGGGAAAGTTTTTACGTAATTGCCTCTAAGATGTTATCGTAAATACCTACAGCCCAGAAGCTGGTCATGCAGGAGATGTGCTTTACCTTGGTCAGGCTCGATACCGCTATTGCCATGACTTTTCATATCAATGTCAAACTCTTCCGAGAGTGAGTTTTTCAGCGAAGGCCTGAGCACTTTGCCTTGGGCACGGTACTCCTCCAGCTCCGAGTGCAGCTCGTCTATCTGGTCTTGCAGTTCctgagaagggggaaaaagaagccTGAGTGAAAGCAACCAAGGCAGCTGAGCATTTGTACATCGACACACTCCCACGACGAGACATTCAAGAGGGAATTACGGTAGGTAAAGACTTGTCAATAATCCTGCCATCATCCCACGGTTAGTCATCCTCCTATCAGCAGAACAACGCCCTTCGCCAGGTTCCAACCTGCACAAGTAACAGATGTGTTTATTACTAGAAGAGCAGAACCTTCTTCAGACTGACAGCCCGTATATATTCTGCCTCTAAAGTAGACCGTGCTCCAGGACCTTCTACTTTATTCCTTCTTCCTATGACcttttttaaacagcagcttAGGAACATTTTCAAACAGTCAAGAAATACCTCCTCAACCACCATCTACTTGCAAAAATCAAATCAGAAGCAAAAGATCAAATTAGGAAAGAGATACCCTCATCACTGCATTTACCATCTGGTACTTCTGCCCACTTGCCAGAGGAATATCCCGAGTGTTTGTGCCAAATGCCATGAGCTCAGCTCAATGAGCAGTGTTTATTGAGGAAAACGAATCCCTGAATGTGTAAACACACAATTCTGCAGATCTGAAAGGTTCAGAAAGCGAACCTTGAGTACTGACTCATATCTGCCAGtactcaaaaaaagaaaataaattgcataCTCAAGCAACGTCTTGAAGTATCAATTcaacaaatatttctaaatgaTCTTTGCATTTAAACTGTAACTGCAACTAAGAGAGCTACCGTGCTGTTTCAGATGAGACAGCCTTTTGCCAAGATAGTCCATTATTGAACAAAAAGGATCACGCAGAACAGATGAGCTGAATGCTAGTAACCATTGTAGTCATCAAAAAAGTAGACGTAACTAGGTAACTTGCAGGCCCACCTTAAAGCAGTGTTTCAGCCATACCAGATTTGTGGAGAAGACAAGctttacattttcagttttattttaagaaaacgCTGCTGTTTTGGAAACCACCGAAACTCAGATATATCTTACTTCTGCTGTAAGTTCCTGCAACTCTGAATTCTAATTAGGGCAAACTTTATTTCGTAAATCAAAAAAACGGCTAGTGCGCAATTGCGCAAGGAATTGAGCTCGATGTACAGCTGGGGAACGAAGGAGGCTCCGGAGACCTGCTCCCAGCCCACCCTTGGGGCACCTCATCCTCTTAGCTCAGCCAGTTATCTCCACGGCAAGAGCTTTCCACCCCCCTCCCAGAGCTTGGATTAATGTAAAAAAGCCattacatcagaaaaaaaaaaaaaaaaaaaaatcagcagcattATATcgctgctctgccctgctgtTTGCGGTAAGGATGTTCTCGGTGAACACGGGCAGATGGGTGCCAGGTctccagccctgggctccaCTTACTCTGCACTGCCGCTCGTACTCGCTTCTCATCTGCGccagcctctcctcctgcaGGAAAAACTCCGCGCTGCTGGGATCCAGGTCACCAAACTGAAACGGCACGAACGGGATCCAGTTACTCTTCCACGAAACAGCCCTGCTCATCACTGCCCAGATGCCATTCGCAAGCAGACCTGCAGCCTGCACCCTCTCCcgtctgtttttttttttttttaattttaaatacagaagctCTGCTTCCCTGCTGGTAGGGGACAACGAGCAACCTCCCTAACAAATACTAGCTGCTGTCTCACCGCAGCTCTCACGCTAATTTTGGTTGCGGACCGCAGCTTTCTAGCTTAGCATATGCACATCTCAGTTTGATAAATAATCCCGGCTTTaaagaaatctggaaaacaGATGCTGGGTGAGAATCCCAGTATATGAGCTTTTGTCTGTAGATGCACAGAAATGCCTTTGGAGAAGCTGATCTTCTAAGAAGTTTATTGTAATACAACCATGGTCAGCTGTTCACCTCCATTTTCCCCTAAGTTTAGCAGAGATGCCAGGTAACACCTAACACCTCGTGTATCATCTTCCCTAGAAAGGACCTGCATGTTGGGTCTATCCAAAACTATGtgctagggggaaaaaaaaaaaaaaaaaaaaaatccctgcagaTCTGCAGGACGATTGCTTCACTGTAAGGCTCCTTACCATTAATTAGTATAAAACTACAGCTAGGGTGGAGCATCTTTAATTTCCTTAACTGGAAGTCAGGCAGGCAGTCCATGCCAATAAGGTAGGCTGTGCCTTGGTCACATCTGGATAGGGACCCAAGAGCCTCCAGCTATTAGTTAAATTGGCAGCTCGAGCATAGTAACCGAAAAGCAATTTAATTCTGGACGCATACTGGGAAAAGGAGGATTTACCTTTTCAGCCAGGACGTTTTCCAAGTTCCTCTGCAGTTTGCTTGCCAAACTTTCATACTCGACtagtttttctcctgtttccaaTAGCTCGCTTTCCAGGCGGCTGTTTTCCTGggccaaacaaaaccccccaacagCCTCAGcatttggagaaggaaaacattaaCACATGGTAACTCATTAGAAAAATGAGTAATCTCCCAGTCAAGTCAGAGCATGACACTGTTACAAGTTTCAGCCAAAGACAGGAACTGTGAATTTGTTATCCACACACGGACAACCCTCttgccacagcaaaacagcaagCATGAACACCAGACTTACAGCTGGCTCACAAACCCCACACTCCCTGGCTCCTCTCACCTTTCAGATGGCAGCTTCAGGactattttatgtttttttctgatgctcACAGGATGCCCAACCCCTTCAAAAGCTGCTCTCCTGACCACCTGCACAGGTGTATTAGCTCCCTCTGACTGCCAGCACTTCTGATGTTGTTTGTAAGGCAACACCATTACCATTAACTTTtgctcagtttaaaaaaaaattagattataTGGTTATGCAGCTGTTAGATTCAGAAAAGAGTTGTGACTTAAGTGTTTTCTAAGAAAATGTTGGAAAAATATGTCAATCTGTGGGGTCACAGGTGAATAATACCACTGCATCAGGCAGCAGGTAGTttatccaaaggaaaaacagcaaacttgatttagagattttttttttttttttttttttttttggtaagcaatattttaaattttgtggaGACATATTATCTCCCAGCCAGACAGCCAAAGTGCCAGCAAGGCCGACAGCCCATCCACTAGCTGTACACATGCACATGCTGCACATGATGGCAGCAGAGATTTGAACTGGAGCTTCACGAATCCAAGGAGCAACCCATCGAGGTGACCCAAAAAACAATTCTCACGGATACACCTCTATCTTGCTGCTGAAATTACTTTCAGCTATCTCAACACGCTAGCTGAAACACGTCATCTCAACGACGACTACATCGCAAGCCTCGCTCCCCACTTCTGGGCATCCTTgtcttttgggggaaaaggCTGGCTGCATTTAGTCCCCGTTACCTTCAAGGAAAGGGCCAGGCGGTCCCGGATGTAGTTCTCAtcagttttcagcttttctatctcctgctccagctccagccGCTGTTTATTAGCCTGCTGCAGGATTTGCTCCCGTTCTCTCCGGAGCTCGTTCTTTAGAGCTGCAATTCGTTCCTTGTACTCCTCGTCCAGCTTCCTACGAAGGCATCGGAGGTAAGAAGAGCTCGTAAAAAGAAACGGGCGGCGAACACGGCTGCGAGGGAAGCTTGGTGGTAATCGGCAGGCACGAAGCCACCACCTCCGTCATCGAGTCCCTGCAACGCTGCAGCAGTGATGCCAAAGAGGACGGGAAGGGTGAAGCGGGACGCCATACCTGAGGTTGTACTCATTCCGGCGTTCAATCGCGGCGTGGTGGTCGTCCACTTCGGAGGCCATCAGGgatttcagcttttcagctttttccaaGTCCGACCGcagcttctccttctctctGGCCACTTGATCAACCCGCTCCCTAGGGTAAGCAAAGCCACCCTCGATTAGGTCACCCCTCTTGGCTCCCCTAAAGAACGTACTTGCAAGAGGCTCGTCAGAGAAGAACAGCCTGGAAAGCTCTCCAAGGGTCTTATCAATTGCATTTAGTCACTAGATATGAACTTGCACACATAGCTCTGGACATGTCTCGATACCCCCATAGGGACCTCAACACTTGAATGCCTCAGCTCTGGTCTAGCCCTCCCCAAATTCCAGCACTATGCCATTTTGCCAGGCCAATTTCTGCCCCATTTACTTATTCTCGTCACTTTATTACCTTTACTACTTCATCCTCACGCTACACGCAATCTGGTTTTGATCACAAGTTTGTAAGATCTGCTACACTGAGCAGCTTTCTTGATGGGGACTTGACAACAAATCTCTTCACTGAGTGAACGTAAACAGGTATTTTGACATGTAGATGCAAACAAACAGTGGGAAGCCTCATCTTGTGAGGTTTCATACAAGCAAAGCAGGCAGCTTGCGAGCACAAGTTGCAAGCCAGCAGGTAACAGGACACGTGCAGTTTTAATGACCAGCAAAAGTCATCTGTGGTGTCGCATGGAGGTGGATGCGTAAGCTGATAAAtacctaaaatatttaaagatttacagtacaaacaaaacaccactaACAACTGGAGCTTGTGCACGCAGCAGATGGATGCAATGGTTCCACAACAGGAATGAATCAATGCAAAACTGAGGGTGCAATGCTTAGAGCAGGGGTCTTCAAAGTGGGGTGGACAAGATGATCCATTAGTGTGTGGGAAGAAATATTTGAGCTTCAGTAGTACACatatataaattaataaatatatgtACAGGGAAATGTTTCCCATCTCCTACACTCTCTCAATAGAGAAGCCTGCATGGCAAGTCCAGTGCAAAGTCAAACTGTGTTGACTTGCAAACGAAAAAAGCGCGGGTTCATGGTGGTTTTGTACCTCACCCACACCCCCATCACATGGCAAAACCTATACAACACTACTGCAAGAAATCAGTCAGGATTAAAGGTACTTCTTATCAAATTGCACCAGCCTCTGTCCTAAGTTTTCCATACCTTGGCTGTCAATGACCGCTGCAGATTGCAGTGACCATTTCCagactgcagagcagggctgggaacaGCCTACTGCtttgattttattgttttttaagtatatttttctGCAATACTTGGGTTTAAGTGTTTTACCCATGCAAAACGAGAGAGTTTAAAGTTTCTGACCAAGCTAACAGAGAACCTAGCCTTCCAGTGAGATGGCAGCACCACGCCGATGCCCCTTGGAGAAGTGCTACGAACCACCATTAATTAGCCAGCTGCTACTTAAGCTCCTACTTGGCAGAACAGAGAGGGCACCGAGGAAGCGGCAGAGCCGGCGATCCTGGCGACTTACAGCAAGTGTCTGATCTCTGTTTTGAAACTCGCCAGGGCTGCTTGGTGGACTCCGTTCTTGGTTATTAAAAGCTCGTTTTCTAGCGCCAGCGTCAGCTCTGTCAAGTTCACCTTCCCATCCAAGCTGAAATCCAaagcctgcaaaaaaaaaaaaaaaccaaaacccacaacattATTGCAGAATGAGCTTTCCTGCCCTGCAGGAGCCTGGAGACATTTGTACATGAAGTGACAGAATAAAATGAGGAGGCTCAGAAAAGATCTTTGCTCGCTGATTAATCTGTCACAAATGCCTTTGGGGCAATAAACCAGACATCTCTGCCACCGTCCTACCTTAAagagctgctgccagctgtggaGATGGAAAGTGTCCTGGTGGTGCTGCAAGACCAACAGGAAATTAAGCCCATGCCtgattaaaaatactaattctCTAGAGGACCTAACTACACCGGCTTTTTTACATATTCAAATGCTGCAAGAAAGCAGTGGAAGGTGTTCATATTAAACAAACCCAGCTCTTGCAATAGAGACAACACAGAAGAAGCTGTGTAGGAGGTATTTGATAGCAAAGATCCCACCTCTTAGAAAGTAAGTTATCATCAGCAACTGCAGTAGTTCCCTTCAACCTAACTCTGCAGGAGCACAAAGCGGAGCACAGAAGGGATTGTGGTGGGGCTGAAACACCAGAGAAACCACCCCGGTGACACCAGTAACAAAGCAAGTTACCCAGGGAAAGCAACAAGTAGAAGAGAAGGTAAAGGTGTATCACACAAGTCCAGCGAAAACAGTACCAGGTTATCAAGCTGGCCTGCATGAGCCCAGGCTGCAAGTGGGTTTTAAAGCCTGAGCAATGGCAGAGTTTACTACAGCCTGGATGTTCAACATCCACACGGACATTAAATGCCGAGAGAATTCTGCCATCATTGCTGCTGGGAACCCAGCGATGGTCTCAGAACAGACACATGAAATTATCTTCTCCCGTCCACAGCTTCTAGTGGGacagacagggatggggtttactTCAGGTATCTGATTTGCACCCCCCATTACCCTTTTACTCTGTATAATAAAACACTAATTACCCGGCAGGGTTTCAAGTGTTGTCCTCCACCTCAGTGCAAGCAATAATTCAGGTCATCCCAGTGCCGAAAGGTTTGCAGGTGCAGCTATTCAGTGAGCTAAAGGAATTAAATTGCTTTCTGCAAATATAGGTGACCTCTTTGAGCTAAGCTGGAAGTCACATTACATTTTTATCATTAACTTCTAGCTCTCTGGGAGGCACCATCTTTTCAATAAAGGAAATTATTGGAAGTTTCCCAGAACAGTTAGACTCCTGTCACCAGCGCTGGGAATTTTAAAGGGGAGTGGGATGCAGCTACAGTTCAGCATCACACaccaggggggaaaaaaaaaaaaaaaaaaaaaaaaggcaaataaaaggGGTGAGATGGAGCTGCTGGTTACCTTCAGGATCTCCTGGCTGTTTTCTATGCCCTCCTGGTGCCAGCAGTCGAGGATGCCCTCCACGCAGCCGTAGCCCATCCCATCAtccaggctggagaagaggcagaatCCGATGGTGCTGGGCATGGCCGAGGGGGTGGTCGTGCGCCGCCCGCTTTCATCGAAGGACTGCCGAGAGAGGGGAGAGGGTACGACGGGGCACGGGCAGAGCCGGGCATCTGGCCACCTCGCGACGAGAAAGGCTTATAAATGTAATTTCGCTAAACAGTACTCTGGAGATTAAGGATTAAGGTCTGCTCTTCCTCACTGCCAAGCAAACACGCGGCAGGAGCGCTGCTGCTGACCTCGCGGCACTGCAGCGCAACCAGGCGCTtgggatttaaaataaatctgaggGGGAACAGTTTCAGAGCTGTCCTCAATGCTCCAAAAGTGTTTTCCACCGTCCGTTTCTGGTTTTGAGCGTCACCTCCCCAAAAAAGGCTGCAGGGAACATATGCACAGGTGCTTTTGCTACAGCCCTCAGCTTCCAGGCAAAGACAGGTAGTAGATTTCAAACTctctctcaaaaataaaaaaataattagagaaGAGATGCGAGACCTGCATGCCCACAGTCTCCAGCCCAGGCCACCGCTTCCCCTCTGCGTCCTGTTTACACCATTTACTTACTACACTTCACAGCTTACAAGAACCATCTCCAAGCCACGCTACTTTAAAGGGGAGCCATCTCCCCTTCACCGTGAGGGTGTTTGCTGCTTTATCCCCCTGCCCCGACAGGGACAAacggggaggaagaggaggagacaAGCTAGGTGGGATTTGCTCAGcacttctccccctcctcctgcttttaACCCCAGGATCCACCTCGGTTTCTCACCTGCATGGAGAGGTGTCGTTTCAGCTGCCTGTACGGAGTAGACGCCGAGGGTGTCAGTGACTTTCCGTTTTTAAACAAGCCGTAGAAGAAGTCCTCTACGCTCATGGTGCCATCTTGCTCCAGGTTATGGAGCACCTCTTCGAGCACCTGCAAGCAGCAAGGGATAGAAATCACATCTGCTATGGCCAAAAACAATCTGGCACAGCAGAAAACACCCTATTCCCAAGGctctacaaaaaaaaaccccaaaagagtTACCTGCATCAGCCTAACACTGGTACAGCAACCTTCATACAGAAAATTAGAGCCACATACGCTATGAAAATCCTGCCTGTAAAAGCGTGTAAGCTCCTGGTCATCTTGGAGCCTCCGTCTTGCGAGGCAGCGTGAAAACCCCTGGTTTCCTTCTGCTCTCGAGACAGGGTGACCTCAGGAATTCAGTGCAAGGTAGCGAGACAGATGCCAAAACCCCAGCAGCTTGTGAAGTGACCAGGCAAAAAACCATAGTAAGGCACTGCAAGGTTATAAGAAGTCTGTTTTATGCTTCAGGGCACTCTGCTTTCTCAAAAGCAAGACCAACCTTATTAGGACCAGAGATGTTAAGATTAGTCCCTCACTATTTCTTTGTCTACAgtctattttttccattttctgccttgttatcctgaaaacattttgttgcaAATGCTGCAAAGG comes from Haliaeetus albicilla chromosome 5, bHalAlb1.1, whole genome shotgun sequence and encodes:
- the NIN gene encoding ninein isoform X4; the protein is MDEAEQDQYEARLKELFDSFDSTGTGSLGQEELTDLCHVLHLEEVAPALQQTLLQGNVLGRVHFDQFKEALILILSRTLSNEEHFQEPDSSPEAQPKYIKGGKRYGRRSLPEFQESVEDFAEVTVIEPLSEEACPPRIASSGCEERWKTRDSEEYEAEGQLRFWNPDDLNASPSVSLPTPDWIEEKLQEVCEHLGITRDGHLNRKKLVSICEQYGLQTAAGEVLEEVLHNLEQDGTMSVEDFFYGLFKNGKSLTPSASTPYRQLKRHLSMQSFDESGRRTTTPSAMPSTIGFCLFSSLDDGMGYGCVEGILDCWHQEGIENSQEILKALDFSLDGKVNLTELTLALENELLITKNGVHQAALASFKTEIRHLLERVDQVAREKEKLRSDLEKAEKLKSLMASEVDDHHAAIERRNEYNLRKLDEEYKERIAALKNELRREREQILQQANKQRLELEQEIEKLKTDENYIRDRLALSLKENSRLESELLETGEKLVEYESLASKLQRNLENVLAEKFGDLDPSSAEFFLQEERLAQMRSEYERQCRELQDQIDELHSELEEYRAQGKVLRPSLKNSLSEEFDIDMKSHGNSGIEPDQGLGSEDCNPLNMSIEAEMAIEQMKEQHHRDLHHLKQELEDTVSHYEKQLDETKIHCEKEQEDMRKKYTEEMHVMEKQITGLKNQITELQGEAAALREQQGKLDCKYNDEKNKLQMRFDEEKANLQELLRQEHEEDVRARLEQVNEKFSQEREELIQNGVWVEEKMRVLVQTLQEEKGELERGFHEQLKRMAEVHALEKEELQQELLRKHEQDLEEERKKMESDYNRRASHAETQFSVDTQTLVNKYEEKIQNLEGRYQRELHELAEQQREEKSQWEFEKDEIAQEVAEAHEQLKESLANEKAISSALTQEKDLLEKNFKEEVNKLVCEREQLQKELQDLRNAAEKQEKKLNDKITQLQNDHEKELKNKDERICVVEENGELVRQKLERLDSEYKQEKEDLNSKLLALESLNKDICVRAETEKAEMSLEISNLQGKIQKLQWETHSFSALQNHYRVLENEYAKAKSKIASFSGMAPLGDDAAVLLNLQKVHEQAVKENVRMATEIVRLRHRLQAAERDPAPPPSTGCSDSGSERSQLPDEIDPIFEGLPWDGKDADKGTDSNFPPLLEADSTDLEEMTEIDSDLEKACVKAGAGGRALEVQVCRTQGSKAALEADGNWDCDKNQELLSHVPLLQKKRDLEKTLERVPRPKTLHDDVKQQKVRLPNHRITPQNKGFVSDALKLQVELEKAEELREASLQLDHAPGSTNGDLKGVIAQLWKRVKELEDRSMAQAELLSLQEEIQVENEDLKCEMIKLVEKNKVLEDNLQKLRSLHCKLEESKMASVKLREENTQLLQKVKEWEDVQEQDAQGNAEAHRDKLRLRCQLGKLEERAAAFTGQQGTCAQIDGTVKEGSAEKRELQEPNRKLKEKAAALVNPNDVHFHEEREERNTVMHSLQSTCAELQQKVDLLRREAEKLREENAILKNEVTLLNEEGSASSLKLRELNGSREEMWQKIEAVRKEKVAVQKMVDNLKKQVADLKTRNQQLDSENTELSQRNSKNQADVQDLNQQLAKVLKQKEREVGKCTLEEWEKERLVLKEELENSKVKSSNMVSSLEMELSKMKVQAHILEQENHILKQELEKTKPLPRCADLSDLQNEVSSLVTKNEKLQKEKEALSEELNRCIDKVAKVSCLENAIGSLKQEQKSWEQQSQTLKTQLSVSQEKVQSLDETLQNTNLQMSRLKSDLRVTQQEKETLKQEVMSLHKQLQNANEKNRVLERAVPSSGLQDQHRQLHWDELDQLTQQEQQLLRQENERLQREVQSAKTDLAHSREKIRQLESTILSLKHQKHQSQSGIVKAIEQEKLSLKRECEQLQKELSSANRKISQMNSLERELETNSENEGLRKKQVKLDDQLMEMLHSSASVMRSQSPHSRELQQQGCAMVPKEQFLQLQHQLLQAERRSQRLQEELESRPSETNMQQALLPEQRAVHADSYRRIGHL